A single window of Merismopedia glauca CCAP 1448/3 DNA harbors:
- a CDS encoding serine/threonine protein kinase, with the protein MNKDANYGRVLANRYQLGNMIGKGAMGRVYQANDLLLGGVGVAVKFLSQTILNQKTRDRFETEAKICALLGEQSINIVRVRDYGVDEMEIPFYVMEYLQGDNLRELVKRCPLTLPRFFSLTRQICLGLQCAHQGIVIDGQLCPVIHRDIKPSNILVIEDLSLGELVKVLDFGIAKLQSEQDATSSFKGTLAYCSPEQMEGKELDNRSDIYSLGVLLFEMLTGEIPLRPETHSFASWYQVHHHQQPKSLASLRPDLKIPKSIENLIYSCLAKSASDRPSSVSTIINILENEQFSLRNSAVTQPPPVESIVAEPLPELEDIIGDLSLDSFCQTLPWPKNKPQAEIVFSHLLSTPEGVIPTLWVMLSEKEAEKRQQDKRYNHFLFLMSPHPMLLWITALYHYQRGPRWLPCYLDLKSPTNQKLLQAIAETGSYRLLFFSLEKPEICAHVMTINISPAQCPLLKEWVNAGKTLVSVAHPKMSKNLLKQEFEKLKSQILAKLQLS; encoded by the coding sequence ATGAATAAAGATGCTAACTATGGTCGAGTACTTGCTAACCGCTATCAACTCGGCAATATGATCGGTAAAGGAGCTATGGGTCGTGTTTACCAAGCTAATGATTTGCTGTTGGGAGGCGTGGGGGTAGCAGTTAAATTTCTATCTCAGACAATTTTAAATCAGAAAACCCGCGATCGCTTTGAAACCGAAGCTAAGATTTGCGCTCTTTTGGGAGAACAAAGCATTAATATTGTGCGGGTGAGAGACTATGGCGTAGATGAAATGGAAATCCCATTTTACGTCATGGAATATTTACAAGGAGACAACTTACGAGAGTTGGTCAAGCGATGTCCCTTAACTTTACCCAGGTTTTTCAGTCTCACTCGCCAAATTTGCTTGGGATTACAATGCGCTCACCAAGGAATTGTCATTGATGGTCAATTATGTCCGGTGATCCATCGCGATATTAAACCTAGTAACATTCTGGTTATAGAAGATCTATCTTTAGGAGAGTTAGTTAAAGTCTTAGATTTTGGGATTGCCAAACTCCAGTCAGAACAAGATGCTACTTCCTCATTTAAGGGAACGCTAGCTTACTGTTCGCCAGAACAAATGGAAGGCAAAGAACTCGATAATCGCTCTGATATCTACAGTTTAGGGGTGTTATTGTTCGAGATGCTGACTGGCGAAATTCCTTTAAGACCAGAAACCCACTCATTTGCAAGTTGGTATCAAGTTCACCACCATCAACAGCCTAAATCTCTAGCCAGCTTAAGACCCGATTTAAAGATACCTAAAAGCATAGAAAATCTGATCTATAGTTGTTTAGCGAAATCTGCTAGCGATCGCCCTAGCAGTGTCAGTACCATCATTAATATTTTAGAAAACGAACAGTTTTCCCTACGCAACTCGGCTGTAACTCAGCCTCCGCCAGTGGAGAGCATCGTAGCAGAACCGCTACCAGAATTAGAAGATATTATTGGCGATCTATCTTTAGATAGCTTTTGTCAAACGCTACCTTGGCCGAAAAATAAACCACAAGCAGAAATTGTGTTTTCCCATCTTTTGTCAACTCCTGAAGGAGTAATACCGACCCTTTGGGTCATGCTTTCGGAAAAAGAAGCAGAAAAGCGGCAGCAAGATAAACGTTACAACCACTTTCTGTTTTTAATGTCGCCTCATCCTATGCTGTTATGGATTACGGCTCTGTATCATTATCAACGTGGACCCCGTTGGCTCCCTTGTTATTTAGATTTAAAATCTCCTACTAATCAAAAACTGCTCCAAGCGATCGCCGAAACAGGTAGCTATCGTTTACTATTTTTCTCTTTAGAAAAACCCGAAATTTGTGCCCACGTTATGACTATTAATATTTCTCCGGCTCAATGCCCTCTACTCAAGGAGTGGGTTAATGCTGGAAAAACTTTGGTATCAGTCGCTCACCCAAAGATGAGCAAGAATCTGTTAAAACAAGAGTTTGAAAAGTTAAAATCTCAAATATTAGCGAAATTACAACTAAGTTAA
- a CDS encoding NblA/ycf18 family protein translates to MSQPIELSLEQQFSIRTFETQVKDLTVDQAKDFLVQLYRQMMMREATYKQLLKHQWGIESGNPAG, encoded by the coding sequence ATGTCTCAACCAATCGAGTTATCCCTGGAACAGCAATTCAGCATCAGAACCTTTGAAACTCAAGTCAAAGACCTCACGGTAGACCAAGCCAAGGACTTTCTGGTGCAACTATATAGACAAATGATGATGCGGGAAGCAACTTACAAGCAGCTTCTGAAACACCAGTGGGGCATAGAGTCTGGAAATCCGGCTGGGTAA
- a CDS encoding DUF4912 domain-containing protein has protein sequence MVKQRPPLEEMTLRQLRRVASEYSVSRYSRMRKSQLLEEIRKAEQLQKSQTQNISHISPSPLEAQEEVEAAKFELGQEDLTGGNLASVDEGLKDLPEGYGESRIVLLPRDPQWGYTYWDVPQEKKQELRFQGGQQLALRVYDVTDININYQSPHSVQEYPCDELAREWFLPIPVSDRDYVVDIGYRCADGRWLVLARSLPVHVPPVYPSDWIEDTFISVNWDEDIKGKTLVELEPPARRLSIPGTANPIYDEIFGMVQGMEAQRVAGSLFGSMHQVPGAVGPEQAISSYVFPSGVGMWAVPTASGINMSGVGLTMSGIGMGASEAPIRPRQFWLVADAELIVYGATEPDATVTIGGQPIKLNPDGTFRFQMSFQDGLIDYPIMAVAADGEQNRSIHMKFTRETPHRRTNTKEEAIPEWLPM, from the coding sequence ATGGTTAAACAACGCCCACCTTTAGAAGAGATGACACTCAGGCAACTCAGGAGAGTTGCTAGCGAATACTCTGTCTCTCGATATAGTCGAATGCGGAAATCGCAGCTATTAGAAGAGATTAGAAAAGCCGAGCAATTACAGAAGTCACAGACTCAGAACATATCGCACATATCCCCGTCACCGTTGGAGGCTCAAGAAGAAGTGGAAGCAGCAAAATTTGAACTAGGTCAAGAAGATCTCACTGGTGGAAATCTCGCTTCTGTAGATGAAGGACTCAAAGATTTACCAGAAGGCTATGGCGAAAGCCGGATTGTCCTGTTACCTCGCGATCCCCAGTGGGGATACACTTACTGGGATGTTCCTCAAGAAAAGAAACAAGAATTACGCTTTCAAGGCGGACAACAACTAGCCTTGCGAGTATACGATGTCACCGATATTAATATTAACTATCAAAGTCCCCATAGCGTTCAAGAATATCCTTGCGACGAACTAGCTAGAGAATGGTTTTTGCCAATTCCCGTAAGCGATCGCGACTATGTAGTAGATATCGGCTATCGTTGTGCTGATGGTCGCTGGTTAGTCTTAGCTCGTTCCTTACCCGTCCACGTTCCCCCAGTTTATCCCTCTGATTGGATCGAAGACACCTTTATCTCAGTCAATTGGGACGAAGATATCAAGGGTAAAACCTTGGTGGAACTGGAACCTCCCGCCAGACGACTCTCAATTCCTGGAACCGCCAACCCAATTTACGACGAAATCTTTGGTATGGTTCAAGGAATGGAAGCTCAACGAGTTGCTGGTTCTCTATTTGGCTCCATGCACCAAGTTCCTGGCGCAGTCGGCCCCGAACAAGCCATCAGTTCCTACGTTTTCCCCTCTGGCGTAGGTATGTGGGCAGTTCCTACAGCTTCTGGCATCAATATGTCTGGAGTCGGTCTAACCATGTCTGGTATAGGTATGGGGGCTTCAGAAGCTCCCATTCGTCCCCGTCAGTTCTGGTTAGTTGCTGATGCCGAACTAATCGTCTACGGAGCTACAGAACCAGATGCTACCGTCACCATCGGCGGACAACCAATCAAACTCAATCCAGATGGCACTTTCCGCTTCCAGATGTCCTTCCAAGATGGCTTGATTGATTACCCAATTATGGCTGTAGCGGCTGATGGCGAACAAAACCGCTCGATCCACATGAAGTTTACTCGCGAAACTCCCCATCGTCGTACCAATACCAAAGAGGAAGCAATTCCTGAATGGCTACCCATGTAG
- a CDS encoding tetratricopeptide repeat protein: protein MMSKTKLLLGLLLSSVIAHGLIASSGLAFDNRLVKESASYSDRQTLLSQNNREEPGEINDLLRSAADKFAKKDYKSAIEDYNRVLELDPENSLAYWGRGVIEDSLDRDKEALADYNQAIKLNPQYPEAYNTRGMLYVQARNYQQALADFDRAIRLNPKYALAYLNRGETYRSLKQPQKALSDYNKALKIKPDEADIYVSRANLRDDLGKYPEAIADLDKAIRLKPRYAKAYRLRGWIYANRLQQYQKGLSDFGRTITISPDYALAYVNRGNVYRQLKDFKKAIADYDKAIQLDRSDADAYFYRGITRDAMANYRGAIADYNQVLRLEPQSADAYYNRGLSRESLKDKPKALADFRQAANLYKQAGETQYYQDALAKIREFEKK, encoded by the coding sequence ATGATGAGTAAGACAAAGTTACTACTAGGACTTTTACTAAGTTCAGTTATAGCCCATGGGTTGATAGCCTCTTCTGGATTGGCTTTCGACAATCGCTTAGTTAAAGAATCAGCTAGTTATAGCGATCGGCAAACGTTATTATCTCAAAACAATAGGGAAGAACCTGGAGAAATAAACGATTTATTGCGATCTGCTGCTGATAAATTTGCCAAAAAAGACTATAAAAGTGCAATAGAGGACTATAATCGGGTTTTAGAGTTAGATCCCGAAAATTCCCTAGCCTATTGGGGGAGAGGAGTTATAGAAGACTCTCTAGATCGAGACAAAGAAGCTTTAGCAGATTACAACCAGGCAATTAAACTCAATCCGCAATATCCTGAAGCCTATAACACCAGAGGGATGCTATATGTTCAAGCGAGAAACTATCAACAAGCCTTAGCCGATTTCGATCGCGCGATTCGTCTCAACCCTAAATATGCCTTAGCCTACCTGAATCGGGGTGAAACTTATCGCAGTCTGAAGCAACCTCAAAAAGCCCTGTCAGACTATAATAAAGCGTTAAAAATTAAACCAGATGAGGCGGATATTTACGTTAGCCGTGCCAATTTGCGGGATGATTTAGGCAAATACCCAGAAGCGATCGCCGATCTAGATAAGGCAATTCGTCTCAAGCCTAGATATGCCAAAGCCTATCGATTGCGGGGTTGGATTTATGCCAACCGCTTACAGCAATATCAAAAAGGACTTAGCGATTTCGGTCGTACTATTACTATATCGCCAGATTATGCCCTAGCATACGTCAATCGGGGCAATGTCTATCGGCAACTCAAGGACTTTAAAAAAGCTATAGCTGATTACGACAAAGCCATTCAGTTAGATCGAAGCGATGCTGATGCTTATTTTTATCGAGGAATTACTCGCGATGCGATGGCAAATTATCGAGGTGCGATCGCCGATTATAACCAAGTTTTGCGTCTAGAACCTCAGTCAGCAGATGCTTACTACAACAGAGGATTGAGTCGCGAATCCCTCAAAGACAAACCTAAAGCTTTAGCTGATTTTCGCCAAGCGGCTAATTTATACAAGCAAGCTGGAGAAACTCAATATTATCAAGATGCTTTAGCTAAGATTAGAGAATTTGAGAAAAAATGA
- a CDS encoding HD domain-containing protein encodes MILWLINSMILTDRFASALVYANQLHKTQIRKGTNVPYISHLLSVTALVLEDGGDEDQAIAALLHDAIEDQGGEATRQEIWSKFGQKVAAIVEGCTDADTIPKPPWRERKEKYIEHFRHAPPEVRRVALADKLHNARSILSDWYRLGDEIWNRFTGKKEGSLWYYRSLVEASKAAGGFCYLTEELDRVVSQLEQLALLNQGMN; translated from the coding sequence ATGATCTTGTGGCTGATTAACAGCATGATTTTAACCGATCGCTTTGCCTCCGCTTTAGTTTATGCCAACCAACTCCATAAAACCCAAATCAGAAAAGGGACAAATGTGCCTTATATCAGCCATTTACTCAGTGTCACGGCTTTGGTATTAGAAGATGGAGGAGATGAAGATCAGGCGATCGCAGCCCTTCTCCATGATGCTATAGAAGATCAAGGGGGTGAAGCAACCCGCCAAGAAATCTGGAGTAAATTTGGGCAGAAAGTTGCTGCTATTGTGGAAGGCTGTACGGATGCAGATACTATCCCTAAACCACCTTGGCGAGAACGTAAGGAAAAGTATATCGAACATTTTCGTCACGCACCTCCAGAAGTGCGTCGGGTAGCCTTAGCCGATAAACTGCACAATGCCCGTTCCATTTTATCGGATTGGTATCGGCTAGGAGATGAGATCTGGAATCGATTTACAGGGAAAAAAGAGGGAAGTCTTTGGTACTATCGTTCTTTAGTAGAAGCATCCAAAGCAGCAGGTGGTTTCTGTTATTTAACTGAAGAATTAGATCGAGTTGTCAGTCAATTGGAACAGTTGGCGTTGCTGAATCAAGGTATGAACTAG
- the aroA gene encoding 3-phosphoshikimate 1-carboxyvinyltransferase produces MSSCVVSLHCLEDREDLVINSPRSGLSLQGRVKIPGDKSISHRALMLGAIAQGETIIQGLLLGEDPRSTAACFRQMGASISELNTQEVRVTGIGLGNLQEPPDVLNAGNSGTTIRLMMGLLASHPDRFFTVTGDSSLRSRPMSRVIKPLQQMGASIWARNGGLAPLAIRGQALKSIHYHSPIASAQVKSCILLAGLNTEGATTVTEPALSRDHSERMFKAFGANLTTDPETLSVTITGGNRLYGQTVIVPGDISSSAFWLVAGAIVPDSEIIVENVGINPTRTGILDALQMMGADITLENPREVAGEPVADIRVRHGKLQSCEIGGDLIPRLIDEIPILAVAAVFAEGTTIIKDAAELRVKESDRLAVMATQLGKMGAKIVEHPDGLEITGGAHLSGAEVESCHDHRITMSLAIAALNATGTTTIHGAEAAAISYPDFVSTLQSLAQ; encoded by the coding sequence ATGTCATCTTGTGTTGTTAGTCTCCACTGCCTTGAAGATCGAGAAGATTTAGTTATTAATTCGCCGAGATCGGGATTATCATTACAAGGAAGGGTAAAAATACCAGGAGATAAATCAATCTCTCACCGCGCTTTGATGCTAGGGGCGATCGCTCAAGGTGAAACCATCATTCAAGGGTTACTATTAGGAGAAGATCCCCGCAGTACCGCAGCTTGTTTTCGTCAAATGGGTGCATCAATTTCGGAACTCAACACTCAAGAAGTCAGAGTCACAGGGATTGGTTTGGGTAACCTGCAAGAACCCCCAGATGTATTGAATGCAGGCAACTCTGGAACTACAATTAGATTGATGATGGGTTTACTGGCTTCGCACCCAGACAGGTTTTTCACGGTGACGGGAGATAGTTCCCTGCGATCGCGTCCCATGTCTCGCGTAATCAAGCCTTTACAGCAAATGGGCGCGTCAATTTGGGCAAGAAATGGTGGTTTAGCCCCTTTAGCAATCCGAGGACAAGCACTCAAATCCATCCACTACCATTCCCCTATCGCCTCAGCCCAAGTCAAGTCTTGTATTTTGTTAGCTGGATTGAATACAGAAGGCGCTACAACCGTTACAGAACCAGCTTTATCTCGCGACCACAGCGAACGGATGTTCAAGGCTTTTGGAGCCAATTTAACTACAGATCCAGAAACCCTCAGCGTTACTATTACAGGAGGAAATCGACTCTACGGACAAACCGTCATCGTTCCTGGAGATATCAGTTCCTCCGCCTTTTGGCTCGTGGCTGGGGCAATCGTCCCAGATTCCGAGATTATCGTCGAAAATGTGGGGATTAATCCCACTCGCACTGGAATTCTAGACGCACTTCAGATGATGGGTGCAGATATTACTTTAGAAAACCCCAGAGAAGTTGCCGGAGAACCAGTTGCAGATATCAGGGTACGCCACGGAAAACTACAATCCTGCGAGATTGGTGGCGATTTAATTCCCCGTTTGATTGATGAAATTCCAATTTTAGCTGTGGCGGCTGTTTTTGCTGAAGGAACTACCATTATTAAAGATGCAGCCGAATTGAGAGTGAAAGAAAGCGATCGCCTTGCTGTCATGGCGACTCAACTTGGTAAAATGGGCGCAAAGATCGTGGAACATCCCGATGGTTTGGAAATTACTGGGGGAGCGCATCTTTCTGGTGCAGAAGTTGAAAGTTGCCACGATCACCGCATTACTATGAGTTTAGCCATAGCTGCCCTCAACGCCACCGGAACTACTACCATTCACGGTGCAGAAGCAGCAGCAATTTCCTATCCCGATTTTGTCAGCACTTTACAATCTTTAGCTCAATAA